One window of Alkaliphilus metalliredigens QYMF genomic DNA carries:
- a CDS encoding ATP-binding protein produces the protein MKENRRSLWMIILLMIWITGFHYLTQSRDWELHDFFRRLYYLPIIIGAFKFRLKGGLIFSVLAVLIYSPHLIIYFGEVNIGVINQFLEALMFVIVGLITGYLVEADYQARKSLEQQIVKVVNLENYTHNVLDSIDSGVIAFDYRGDFKSINRRAEVIFSNKEEVNQFIGEKNLLNDINRVIQQKIKFVEKEIDYCTNEDQGLHLKATIFPIENISRVIEGAVLVVQDVTMVKRLEGQVRRGERLAAVGELASGIAHEIRNPLGIIKTISQTINKEVEDEEIKEGLEIIEHEIERANKVVQGLLDFSKPNKVKIEKINLNRLLDELVMITRKFAEQQDVAIELSNMNDAYEIEGDSDKLKQALINIILNGIQAMEQGGRLEISLKKTEKEESVITFKDEGRGIEKRIVDQIFNPFFTTKEKGTGLGLSITHRIIEEHQGSIEVTSEINRGTEIGIRLPLLNQEGNFNE, from the coding sequence GTGAAGGAAAACAGAAGGTCTTTATGGATGATTATTCTCTTGATGATCTGGATTACAGGATTTCATTATTTAACCCAATCAAGGGACTGGGAGTTACATGATTTTTTTAGAAGGTTATATTATTTACCCATCATTATTGGTGCTTTTAAGTTTCGATTAAAGGGCGGGTTGATCTTTTCTGTTCTTGCGGTTCTCATCTATTCTCCTCATCTTATCATCTATTTTGGAGAGGTTAATATAGGTGTGATCAATCAGTTTTTAGAAGCCTTAATGTTCGTCATCGTTGGATTGATTACTGGATACTTAGTAGAAGCGGATTATCAAGCGCGCAAATCATTGGAACAACAAATTGTCAAAGTGGTAAATCTAGAAAATTATACTCATAATGTGTTAGATAGCATCGATAGTGGGGTCATAGCCTTTGATTATAGGGGAGATTTCAAGTCTATTAATCGAAGGGCGGAGGTCATTTTTAGTAATAAAGAAGAAGTAAATCAATTCATTGGAGAAAAAAATCTTCTCAATGACATTAATAGAGTCATTCAGCAAAAGATCAAATTTGTTGAAAAAGAAATTGATTATTGTACTAATGAAGATCAGGGGCTACATCTAAAGGCAACCATTTTTCCAATAGAAAACATTTCAAGGGTAATTGAAGGAGCTGTTTTGGTGGTACAGGATGTGACAATGGTGAAAAGGCTAGAAGGGCAAGTCAGGCGAGGGGAACGATTAGCTGCTGTTGGAGAGTTGGCTTCCGGGATTGCCCATGAAATTCGAAACCCACTGGGGATCATTAAAACCATTAGTCAGACCATTAATAAAGAGGTAGAAGATGAGGAAATAAAGGAAGGCTTAGAAATTATTGAGCATGAAATTGAACGGGCAAATAAAGTGGTTCAAGGACTGTTAGACTTTTCGAAACCCAATAAAGTAAAAATTGAAAAAATCAATCTGAACAGGCTATTAGACGAGCTTGTCATGATTACACGTAAATTTGCTGAGCAACAGGACGTAGCTATTGAACTTTCAAATATGAATGATGCTTATGAAATTGAGGGCGATTCTGATAAATTAAAGCAAGCTCTGATCAATATCATATTAAATGGAATTCAAGCCATGGAGCAAGGTGGAAGACTAGAAATTTCCTTGAAAAAGACAGAAAAAGAAGAGTCTGTGATCACTTTTAAAGATGAAGGAAGAGGAATTGAAAAGAGAATAGTCGATCAAATTTTTAATCCTTTCTTTACAACAAAGGAAAAGGGTACGGGCTTAGGCCTCTCCATTACCCATAGAATTATTGAAGAACATCAAGGGAGCATTGAAGTAACCAGTGAAATCAACAGGGGGACAGAAATTGGAATTAGACTGCCATTACTCAATCAGGAGGGGAATTTTAATGAATAA
- a CDS encoding zinc ribbon domain-containing protein, which yields MPTLICVILSILIYFVMVEHIKGNNEKLEESVTCSKCNHEAHNSFEFCPECNEKLKEACHACQKEIHRNWRYCPYCGDVKGVEE from the coding sequence ATGCCAACACTCATCTGTGTTATATTATCTATTTTGATATATTTTGTTATGGTGGAACATATAAAAGGAAATAATGAAAAGCTAGAGGAGTCAGTTACCTGTAGTAAATGTAACCATGAAGCGCATAATTCTTTTGAATTTTGTCCTGAGTGTAACGAAAAGCTAAAGGAGGCATGCCATGCATGTCAAAAGGAAATCCATAGAAATTGGCGGTACTGTCCCTACTGTGGGGATGTAAAAGGGGTTGAGGAGTAA
- a CDS encoding sensor histidine kinase produces the protein MINKLRTRLTLLILGGTIFSILLVSIITNFTLFNRFDQYRKSEQENQLEEVIQLITESYRLNEGWTQNALDNILVSPYLNQFDLLIKDEDGKVILNHAMGAGMMMNHNLMMKRMRGRTQSPMVNNGLTDEDYQVQTYPLIVDNRGIGSVDIGYVGPFTVSERDIEFTRGMNKSIMYAAIISILVALVLGLYSAKSFLKPILLITEGANNLRNGKLDKKVEINNQIVELQQLSQSINHLATSLEEQKTLRKRLTSDISHELRTPLTILQSHIEAISDGIWEPTEEKLSICKNEVNRLIKLVAELQDLTDIEKHQIYLQLENSQISKVIDEVLDGFEYQFKQKQITLEREIQGGINIDIDQDKMKQIVINLLSNALKFTDHDGTVSVSLKEEKDGVRLTVIDNGIGIENEDIPYVFERFYRSDLSRNRSTGGAGIGLTITKSLVEAHQGMIFVESEKEKGTKFTVILPR, from the coding sequence ATGATCAACAAACTAAGGACACGACTGACACTATTAATATTAGGAGGAACAATCTTCTCCATTTTGTTAGTCAGTATTATCACAAACTTTACATTATTTAATCGATTTGACCAGTATAGAAAAAGCGAGCAAGAAAACCAATTAGAGGAAGTCATCCAGTTAATCACGGAATCGTATCGTTTAAATGAAGGTTGGACACAAAATGCATTAGATAACATCTTAGTTTCACCTTATTTAAATCAATTCGATCTGCTTATTAAAGATGAAGACGGGAAGGTTATATTGAATCATGCCATGGGAGCAGGTATGATGATGAATCATAACCTAATGATGAAAAGAATGCGTGGACGAACGCAATCACCTATGGTGAATAATGGACTGACAGATGAAGATTATCAGGTTCAAACATATCCATTGATAGTAGATAATAGAGGTATAGGGAGTGTAGACATTGGCTATGTAGGACCCTTTACGGTATCTGAACGGGATATTGAATTTACCCGCGGCATGAATAAATCAATTATGTATGCAGCCATTATTTCTATATTAGTAGCACTAGTCTTAGGACTTTATTCAGCCAAGAGCTTTCTTAAACCAATTTTATTGATTACAGAAGGTGCAAATAATTTAAGGAATGGAAAATTAGATAAAAAGGTGGAAATTAATAATCAGATTGTGGAACTCCAGCAGCTTTCCCAGTCGATTAATCACTTGGCGACATCATTAGAGGAACAGAAGACATTACGAAAGCGATTGACCTCAGACATTTCCCATGAGCTGAGAACGCCTTTGACCATATTGCAAAGCCATATTGAAGCGATTAGTGATGGCATTTGGGAACCCACAGAGGAGAAGTTAAGTATATGTAAAAATGAAGTCAACCGATTGATTAAGCTAGTAGCTGAATTACAGGATTTAACGGATATCGAAAAACATCAAATTTATTTGCAATTGGAGAATTCCCAGATATCTAAGGTCATTGATGAAGTGCTTGATGGATTTGAATATCAATTTAAACAAAAGCAGATTACCCTTGAACGAGAGATTCAAGGTGGGATCAATATTGATATAGATCAAGATAAAATGAAACAGATCGTGATCAACCTCTTATCTAATGCATTGAAATTTACAGATCATGATGGCACGGTTTCTGTATCATTGAAAGAAGAAAAAGATGGCGTACGCCTAACCGTAATAGACAATGGAATTGGGATAGAGAATGAAGATATTCCCTATGTATTTGAACGATTTTATCGAAGTGATTTATCAAGAAATAGAAGTACTGGTGGGGCTGGAATTGGATTAACCATTACTAAATCACTGGTAGAGGCTCATCAAGGCATGATATTTGTTGAAAGTGAAAAAGAGAAGGGGACAAAGTTTACAGTCATTTTGCCTCGATAA
- a CDS encoding response regulator transcription factor, producing the protein MEANKKRVLIIEDEKNIADVIKAYLQNEKYEAIVTHNGKEAISIFQQQSFDFVILDLMLPDLSGEEICKRIRLQSQVPILMLTAKVEESDRIYGLDIGADDYMTKPFSPKELVARVRAIMRRTNNEGLKAHLIELNGGDLKVDLRDMETWKKDELVELTATEFKLLSIFIQNSGKVFSRDELVVKVLGYDYVGYDRTIDVHIKNLRHKIECEYYKYIVTVYGVGYRFVKVSS; encoded by the coding sequence ATGGAAGCGAATAAGAAAAGGGTACTCATAATAGAAGACGAAAAAAACATTGCAGATGTCATTAAAGCATATTTACAAAATGAAAAATATGAGGCTATTGTGACACATAACGGTAAAGAGGCTATTAGCATTTTTCAACAGCAGTCATTTGATTTTGTCATATTAGATTTAATGCTACCGGATCTGTCTGGTGAAGAAATTTGCAAACGGATCAGACTACAGTCTCAGGTTCCAATATTAATGTTAACTGCAAAGGTAGAAGAAAGTGATCGGATTTATGGACTAGACATAGGTGCTGATGATTATATGACAAAGCCCTTTAGTCCCAAAGAACTTGTGGCCAGGGTGAGGGCAATAATGAGAAGAACCAATAACGAAGGCCTTAAGGCTCATCTCATTGAGCTAAATGGAGGGGATTTAAAGGTTGATCTAAGGGACATGGAGACCTGGAAAAAAGATGAACTAGTGGAATTAACTGCAACGGAATTTAAATTACTTTCTATTTTCATTCAAAATAGTGGCAAGGTATTTAGTCGTGATGAATTGGTTGTAAAGGTATTAGGCTATGATTATGTCGGCTATGATCGGACAATTGATGTTCATATTAAGAATTTAAGACATAAAATTGAGTGTGAATATTATAAATACATTGTAACTGTCTATGGTGTTGGATATCGGTTTGTGAAGGTGTCATCATGA
- a CDS encoding methyltransferase family protein, which yields MHFLDQYAYGLWGSVLFNIVMFGGFVYLAFRPQTKRDWRTLGAFTSFMVALFAEMFGFPLTIYILTSVLGNRYPVLDPFTHLNGHLWVAFAGGSQSVYAILHPLSNIFIFAGLMIIVVGWRGIHGGNGELVTGGIYRLVRHPQYSGFMVMILGFLIQWPTIITLVMAPSLLIMYSRLAKKEEKVMITEFGEAYLQYRERVPAFIPKMRTKVSEEQI from the coding sequence ATGCATTTTTTAGATCAGTATGCCTATGGTTTATGGGGATCGGTTTTATTTAATATCGTTATGTTTGGGGGATTTGTCTATTTAGCCTTTAGACCTCAAACGAAGAGAGATTGGAGAACATTAGGTGCCTTCACTTCATTTATGGTGGCATTATTCGCTGAGATGTTTGGATTTCCTCTTACAATTTATATATTAACATCTGTTTTGGGAAATCGGTATCCAGTGTTAGACCCTTTTACTCACCTGAACGGGCATTTATGGGTGGCCTTTGCTGGAGGCTCGCAGAGTGTGTATGCTATATTGCATCCCCTGAGCAATATTTTCATCTTTGCGGGGCTAATGATTATCGTTGTAGGATGGCGGGGAATACATGGTGGTAATGGAGAACTGGTGACGGGTGGTATTTATCGCCTGGTAAGGCATCCCCAATATAGTGGCTTTATGGTGATGATCTTGGGATTTCTGATTCAATGGCCTACCATTATCACTTTAGTGATGGCACCGAGTTTATTAATTATGTACAGTAGGTTAGCAAAGAAAGAAGAAAAAGTAATGATCACTGAGTTTGGAGAAGCATATTTACAATATAGAGAAAGGGTACCAGCCTTTATTCCTAAAATGAGAACCAAGGTAAGTGAAGAACAGATATGA
- a CDS encoding S-layer homology domain-containing protein, which yields MRKTILSIFLTIMFVSMSSINGFALEQENLRFSDIPESAWFASYVSKLIDRGSISGYEDGTFRPDRIITKAEFITLVLNTLSNKQEVAIDGNWAMNYITEAESLGIVDKGEFKNADLNQVLSRFEATKILMSAIDEAYPQDINQYIGRIKDYDTIPKIYAEYVLKAYEKGLISGYPDGEFKGNEVLTRAEASIMVIKMIDKEERSTLREVIKDSNETISIQEVQEEEKRKNIISTALKFTGVPYQWGGTSPSGFDSSGFIWYVFRENGIDIPRVSSDIYNSGKPIAREELQPGDLVFFEGYMSGPSHGSIYIGDDQFIHSPSTGKAIAIDSLSDPYYWGPRQYGALKIL from the coding sequence ATGAGAAAAACAATTTTAAGTATTTTTTTGACCATTATGTTTGTATCCATGAGTAGCATAAATGGATTTGCCCTTGAACAAGAGAACTTGAGGTTCTCAGATATTCCGGAGTCAGCTTGGTTTGCGAGTTATGTATCAAAGCTTATAGACAGGGGCAGTATCAGCGGATATGAAGATGGAACATTTAGACCAGATAGAATAATTACAAAGGCAGAATTTATAACTCTTGTATTAAATACGTTAAGCAATAAACAAGAAGTTGCTATAGATGGGAATTGGGCTATGAATTACATAACAGAAGCAGAGTCTTTAGGGATTGTAGATAAAGGTGAATTTAAAAATGCTGACTTAAACCAGGTGCTTAGTCGTTTTGAGGCAACTAAAATATTAATGAGTGCTATAGATGAAGCATACCCTCAGGATATTAACCAATATATTGGGCGCATAAAAGATTATGATACGATTCCTAAGATATATGCAGAGTATGTTTTAAAAGCCTATGAGAAAGGCTTGATTTCTGGATATCCTGATGGAGAATTTAAAGGTAATGAAGTTTTAACGAGGGCTGAAGCGTCTATAATGGTGATCAAAATGATTGATAAAGAGGAGAGGAGTACTTTAAGAGAAGTGATAAAGGATTCAAATGAGACGATAAGCATACAGGAAGTACAAGAAGAGGAGAAACGAAAAAATATTATTAGTACTGCTTTAAAATTCACAGGAGTGCCCTATCAGTGGGGAGGGACTTCTCCTTCAGGATTTGATTCTTCAGGATTTATTTGGTATGTTTTTCGAGAAAATGGGATTGACATACCTCGAGTTTCTTCGGATATATATAATTCTGGTAAACCAATTGCAAGAGAAGAACTACAACCTGGTGATTTAGTATTTTTTGAAGGGTATATGTCTGGACCTTCCCATGGAAGTATTTATATCGGAGATGATCAATTTATTCATTCTCCCTCTACAGGAAAGGCAATTGCCATAGACAGTTTGAGTGATCCATATTATTGGGGACCTAGACAGTATGGGGCGCTGAAAATCCTCTAA
- a CDS encoding Spo0E family sporulation regulatory protein-aspartic acid phosphatase — protein sequence MINTLRNEKRSREEIDTLRKELGNNLEKEALLSRNNLALSQQLDKIIVGYLREYCNE from the coding sequence ATGATAAATACATTAAGGAATGAAAAACGGAGTAGAGAAGAAATCGATACACTAAGGAAAGAGCTGGGCAACAATCTGGAAAAAGAAGCGCTTTTAAGTAGAAACAACCTAGCGTTAAGTCAACAGTTGGACAAAATAATAGTTGGTTATTTAAGAGAATACTGTAATGAATAG
- a CDS encoding CC/Se motif family (seleno)protein codes for MKFQITAEAEEYMLQKNESIMIMLSIMGGCCGGAAPIPKVELGTPKDLTSFEKTEVGKTIIYFDKGIEKVKEIKIDLSKLFYFKKLTIEFIE; via the coding sequence ATGAAATTTCAAATTACAGCGGAGGCTGAGGAGTATATGTTGCAAAAGAATGAATCCATTATGATTATGTTATCAATTATGGGAGGTTGCTGTGGTGGTGCTGCCCCGATACCGAAAGTTGAATTGGGAACGCCAAAAGATTTAACTAGCTTTGAAAAAACTGAAGTTGGAAAAACCATAATTTACTTTGATAAGGGTATTGAGAAAGTTAAAGAAATAAAGATTGATCTTTCAAAGTTGTTTTATTTTAAGAAATTGACTATCGAATTTATTGAATAA
- a CDS encoding CC/Se motif family (seleno)protein, translating into MEFQIESEAKAYIVEKNQAIMIMLSSISGCCGGAAPMAKEVNIGLSKLFYFKKLNETKITSIFNSIYYFLSYSKFPIEALTTTTVSIALALMPEELRKGR; encoded by the coding sequence ATGGAATTTCAAATTGAGTCGGAAGCTAAAGCGTATATAGTAGAAAAAAATCAAGCGATTATGATTATGTTATCAAGTATTAGTGGTTGCTGTGGAGGTGCCGCACCAATGGCTAAGGAAGTAAATATTGGCCTTTCAAAGTTGTTTTATTTTAAAAAATTAAATGAAACAAAAATTACATCAATATTTAATTCAATATATTACTTTTTGTCCTATTCAAAATTTCCAATAGAAGCTCTAACTACTACCACAGTTTCAATAGCCTTAGCTTTAATGCCAGAAGAATTAAGAAAGGGTAGGTAG
- the arsM gene encoding arsenite methyltransferase produces MDDTNKTDIRNAVRESYGKIADDKINDAGCCSDSIKIKNSAKEISNKIGYSDEEISNVPEDANMGLGCGNPQLIAEIKEGEIVIDLGSGGGFDCFLASEKVGPKGSIIGVDMTPEMVSKSRTLSRKHRYMNVDFRLGEIENLPVADNTADVIISNCVINLSPKKQRVYNEAYRVLKKGGRFAISDVVLIKELTEEMKQDEKLHCGUVTGASSVEELKIYLERAGFSNINIETKEVSKEYAEKWAHNLRVGEYIMSASIKATKL; encoded by the coding sequence ATGGATGATACAAATAAAACTGATATTAGGAATGCTGTTCGTGAAAGCTATGGTAAGATAGCTGATGACAAGATAAATGATGCTGGGTGTTGTAGCGATAGTATTAAAATTAAAAATTCTGCAAAAGAAATATCAAATAAAATAGGGTATTCTGATGAAGAAATATCAAATGTACCAGAAGATGCTAACATGGGGTTAGGTTGTGGAAATCCTCAGCTAATTGCAGAGATAAAAGAAGGTGAAATAGTAATTGACCTTGGAAGTGGAGGAGGATTTGATTGTTTCTTAGCATCAGAAAAGGTGGGTCCAAAGGGGTCTATAATTGGGGTAGATATGACTCCTGAAATGGTAAGTAAATCAAGGACTTTATCTAGGAAACATAGGTATATGAATGTAGATTTCAGATTAGGTGAAATTGAAAATCTTCCAGTAGCTGATAATACAGCAGATGTAATCATCTCAAACTGTGTAATAAACTTGTCTCCTAAGAAACAGAGGGTATACAATGAGGCCTATAGGGTATTGAAAAAAGGTGGTAGATTTGCTATTTCTGATGTAGTCCTAATTAAAGAGCTGACAGAAGAAATGAAGCAAGATGAAAAACTTCATTGTGGCTGAGTCACTGGGGCTTCTTCAGTTGAAGAACTAAAAATATATTTAGAGAGAGCTGGATTTAGTAATATCAATATTGAAACTAAAGAGGTATCTAAGGAATATGCTGAGAAATGGGCACATAATTTAAGGGTTGGAGAATACATTATGTCTGCCTCCATAAAGGCGACTAAATTGTAA
- a CDS encoding VTT domain-containing protein — translation MGLTYLLIAFIQPILLFTPEMVTITGGSLALGPFKGFIIGYLGILSGIITMYFMGRYAQQIIVKRVGKEELFDKYTRLVEKNGEVIIGLLFILPVLPDNIICAGAGASKVSFKRFVFIAAVAKLITTFVYAYSMELVNILPITELQLFVGQLVIVITVVLINHLVKRRKLKVASKLLIKST, via the coding sequence ATGGGTCTAACATACCTTTTAATTGCCTTTATTCAACCAATACTATTATTCACACCGGAAATGGTTACTATTACAGGTGGCAGCTTAGCTTTAGGGCCTTTTAAAGGTTTTATAATAGGTTATCTCGGGATATTAAGTGGTATTATCACTATGTATTTTATGGGAAGATATGCTCAACAAATAATAGTAAAGAGAGTAGGTAAAGAAGAATTATTTGATAAATATACTAGACTAGTTGAGAAAAATGGAGAGGTTATTATTGGGTTATTATTCATTTTGCCAGTACTACCAGATAATATCATATGTGCTGGAGCAGGAGCTAGTAAGGTCTCATTTAAAAGATTTGTATTTATAGCAGCGGTGGCCAAGCTAATAACTACATTTGTATATGCCTACTCTATGGAACTAGTTAATATTCTCCCCATAACAGAGCTACAGCTATTTGTGGGACAGCTGGTGATAGTAATTACCGTAGTTTTGATAAACCACTTAGTTAAGAGGAGAAAGCTAAAAGTAGCTAGCAAACTATTGATCAAATCGACTTAA
- a CDS encoding SHOCT domain-containing protein gives MMGYGYGIMGWFGMLIPFILVGLVIYLLVKPSQNNHKNYMSQNGGNDALDILNQRYAKGEISDEEYQHKKKLLRE, from the coding sequence ATGATGGGTTATGGATATGGAATTATGGGCTGGTTTGGTATGCTTATTCCCTTTATATTAGTAGGACTGGTTATATATTTATTGGTCAAACCATCACAGAATAACCATAAAAATTATATGAGCCAAAATGGTGGAAATGATGCCCTTGATATTTTAAACCAAAGATATGCTAAGGGAGAAATATCCGATGAAGAGTATCAGCATAAAAAGAAACTGTTAAGAGAATAG
- a CDS encoding glycoside hydrolase family 18 protein, with translation MLQTPEGLATTVTLPRVWDLGRRYNAPILYDDEVQQPFMTYSDNEGVTREVWFENARSHYAKYQLVIEYGLRGVFYWIIHMPFSSTWYIVSNLFNIRKL, from the coding sequence TTGCTTCAGACTCCTGAAGGATTAGCCACTACAGTTACACTTCCTCGTGTATGGGATTTGGGGAGAAGATACAATGCCCCTATTCTGTACGATGATGAAGTACAACAGCCCTTCATGACATATAGCGATAATGAAGGTGTTACTCGGGAAGTGTGGTTTGAAAATGCACGAAGTCATTACGCCAAGTATCAGCTTGTAATCGAATACGGATTAAGAGGTGTTTTTTACTGGATTATTCATATGCCCTTCTCTTCAACTTGGTATATAGTATCTAATTTGTTTAACATCAGAAAACTGTAG
- a CDS encoding heavy-metal-associated domain-containing protein: protein MKKKITIEGMSCGHCVGHVNEALKEISGVNSVEVNLTEKHAVVDLAHEVGNDKLKAAVDGAGYQAIEVVEI from the coding sequence ATGAAAAAGAAAATTACGATTGAAGGTATGAGTTGTGGACATTGTGTTGGACACGTTAATGAAGCCCTGAAAGAAATTTCTGGTGTAAATTCAGTGGAGGTCAACTTAACAGAAAAACATGCTGTGGTAGATCTTGCTCATGAAGTGGGTAATGATAAGTTGAAGGCAGCAGTAGATGGAGCTGGATACCAAGCCATAGAAGTTGTAGAAATATAA